From a single Pongo pygmaeus isolate AG05252 chromosome 12, NHGRI_mPonPyg2-v2.0_pri, whole genome shotgun sequence genomic region:
- the LOC129030538 gene encoding LOW QUALITY PROTEIN: sulfotransferase 1C1-like (The sequence of the model RefSeq protein was modified relative to this genomic sequence to represent the inferred CDS: substituted 1 base at 1 genomic stop codon) codes for MSLEKMKELQLEEKFLHPETREVNGILMDKMISDNWVKIWNFQAKPDDLLIATYAKARTTWTQEIVDMNQNDGDVQKCQRANTFDRHPFIEWALPPPLNSGLDLANKMPSPRTLKTHLPVQMLPPSFWKENSKIIYVARNAKDCLVSYYHFSRMNKMLPDPGTWEEYVETFKAGKVLWGSWYDHVKGWWDAKDQHRILYLFYEDMKDDPKREIXKILKFLEKDISEEILNKIVYHTSFDVMKQNPMANYATFPTSIMDHSISPFMRKGMPGDWKNYFTVAQNEEFDKDYQKKMAGSTLTFHTEI; via the exons ATGTCCTTGGAGAAGATGAAAGAGCTTCAGCTGGAGGAAAAATTTCTACACCCAGAAACTAGAGAAGTGAATGGAATCCTCATGGACAAAATGATTAGTGATAATTGGGTCAAAATCTGGAATTTCCAAGCAAAACCTGATGATCTCCTCATTGCAACCTATGCAAAGGCAC GCACAACCTGGACACAGGAGATTGTGGACATGAACCAAAATGATGGGGATGTGCAGAAGTGCCAGAGGGCCAACACATTTGACCGCCATCCTTTCATCGAGTGGGCGCTGCCCCCACCTCTCAACTCAG GTCTGGATCTGGCAAACAAAATGCCTTCTCCTAGAACTCTGAAGACTCATCTGCCTGTTCAGATGCTACCACCTTCCTTCTGGAAAGAAAATTCAA AAATTATCTATGTGGCTAGAAATGCCAAGGACTGTCTGGTCTCCTACTATCATTTCtcaagaatgaataaaatgttgCCTGACCCTGGTACATGGGAGGAATATGTTGAGACATTCAAAGCTGGAAAAG tgCTGTGGGGTTCCTGGTATGACCACGTAAAGGGATGGTGGGATGCAAAAGACCAGCACCGCATTCTTTATCTCTTCTACGAGGACATGAAGGAT GACCCAAAGCGGGAAATTTAGAAGATACTGAAGTTCCTAGAAAAAGACATATCAGAGGAAATTCTGAATAAAATCGTCTATCACACCTCCTTTGATGTAATGAAGCAAAACCCAATGGCCAACTATGCCACTTTTCCCACCAGCATTATGGACCACTCCATCTCCCCTTTTATGAGGAAAG GGATGCCTGGAGACTGGAAGAACTATTTTACTGTGGCCCAAAATGAAGAATTTGACAAGGACTACCAGAAGAAGATGGCAGGAAGCACCCTAACCTTCCACACAGAGATCTGA